Sequence from the Rhodopirellula halodulae genome:
GCAGGATGGAGTTAAACCTTCGATCCGACAACGAACTGATAGGTCTCGAGGACCGGGTCGTGCAGACCAAGGAACTCGCCCACGGTTGTGGAACGCGTCTTGGGAAGATCGCACGAGTCGAAGTAGTCGACCGGCGAATTGCAGCCGAAGATGAAACGCTCGCCCAGCTCTTCCATTCCATCGGTGAACTTTTTGATCTCAGGCGACGGCGTCGTGCCTTCCACAACGCTCTCGCGAACCAAGTCGCACCACACCAGGCTGTCAGCGTTCTGAAGCAGCGAAGCGATGTCTTTCAGGATTCCACGATTCTCTTCTTCTGTGAAATACATCGAACATCCTTCGTAAACCACGGCGGTGGTTAGTGTCGGATCGAATTCAGGATGTCGCGTCAGAAGATCCGAGATGCGATCGACTTTGAAGTCCGCAGCCATCACATGACGCGTCACACCGTCTTCCGATGGCATCTCCGAGATGACTCGCTCACGTTCTTCCAGCATCTCCGGGAGATCCAATTCAAAGAACGTCGGTTGGCCGAGTTCTTTGTTCATGCGGAACGGACGCATGTCCAAGCCGACACCCAAAATCACGACCTGCTTCAAATCGGGAACCGCGCGGAGCGTTTCATCAATGTGCCGTGTTCTGGCGATCACCATGTCCTTGAGTTGAGGCAAGACTCCATTCAACCGATTGGCGAGCAACTCGCCGTGTGGGCCTGCAGCCTGTCGTTCATGACCGCGATCAACGCGAATGTTTTTGGTTTCGGAACTTGCGCGTAGTCCCGCAATCATTCGGGCCGACGCCTTCAGCTTTTGTTTGAAGATCGGTGAGATCCTCGGGTTCGCTTTGGTTGGCTTCAACTGAATGGATGGTTGCGCGAAGTAACGCATTTCCGCTTCCGCAACCAATTCGCCATTGGACGTGAAGGTAACCGGAAGCGTCACGAGCACGCGTTTCCCCGCGAAGTACCGTTGTTGAACCGTTTTCGCGACGCTTGGTGCGATGTTGCAGGTGCCAATCAAATGACCGGTGCTTGGGTTGCGATACTTCACGTCCATTGCTGCCAGCCAGAGCGAGGCAGACTCTTCGTCGGTGCAACGCGGATGAATCCCAGCGAGCGGTACGCCACGCAGCAGAGTGGTAAGCGCAAGACCACCCGTGTAGTCCGCAGAGAGAGAGATCAGTGCGGCTTGATGCGTTCCGTGTTGATTGGTGGACGCTTTGGTCAACGGAAGAATCGATTCACATCCTCCTTCCGTTACAGAGGTCACTTTCCACTGCACGGCTTCTAAGACTGGAATGGCTTGGTGCAGAAGCTTGGTCATCAGTTCCGGGTTGACTCGTTGTTCGTAATCAACCTGCCAGCTCACGGCTGGCTTCCCGCCCACTGATGTAAGCATCTTCACTCCAGATAAGTCGCAATGATTCTTAGAACGCGTGTCCACCTAAGGCCACTGGACTCCGGCAAAGGAATCGGGAACTACACCAAACGTTCTAGACATCGAATTGATTGCGAAGTCAACTCGACGCGATGGTTATACCAATGCTACGGACAGTAAAACGTGTTTTTCAGATGTCAACAAAAATTATTCCGGACATTTCGTGAATCATGTACGGCTGACGCGAAACTGCGCGGTACTGTTGCTCGGGTAAAGTCTGCACATTAAGTGCCTTGCTATGACTGTTGCCCAACGCGCGACAGTGACCGATGCCCCGATGTCATGATCGCTTGAACGCAATTTCGCATTCATGTATCAGATCGAGGCGAACGTGAGTTCCCAAACAAACACCGCACACTTGAACACCGATGAACGTTACAGCGTTCAAAAGAAGCTTTCGAATGCTTCGGTGGTTGCGTGTTTTCTCGCAGTCGATTCAACGACAGGGGGGAAAGTCGTCCTCCGTGAAGTCCCGAAGATTTATTTTCAGGAACGCGGCTTTCATCGATTCAAAACCGAATCGCGACTGACATCGGCGATCCATTGCGAAACCTATTCGCGACCAATCGATTTCATGGTCGGCGAAACACATCTGCGAGTTGTGTATCCGTATGTCGAAGGCACCAGTCTTGCGCGTAAATTTCGTGCTCGACCGCTCACGGCATTGGAGACGATGTTGGTGGCCAGGGACCTGCTCGAAGCACTCGAGCAGATCCATCAGATTGGTTGCATCCACCGAGATATACGTCCGTCCAACATTATCATCCGCGAGGACGGCCGTTCGGTTCTATGCGGTTATGTTCCTCTTTGGTGCCCGGAACTTTTTGGCAAAGACGACCTGCTCGCTCGTGAGTGTGCAACGTATACGTCGCCTGAACTCTCCGGCATCATCGATCACGACATTAGCGAAACGTCGGATCTGTATTCGGTCGGGCACATTCTCTATGCGGCGCTCACGGGAGCCGCTGCGTTCTCGGGTGACGTGAGTGAGATTCTTTACCGTCACATGACGGCGGATCCCGACACCGGCAATTACCCGAACGAAACACCCAAACCAGTCATCGCCCTGGTTGAACGGTTGATTCGAAAGGAGCCGCGAGATCGCTATCAAACTGCGGCGGCCGTCCTGCATGACGTCAATCAAATCATCGCTCACTTACAAAACGGAGCCGGGTTTGATGACTTCGTCCTTGGAGCTGCGGATCACCGAACGGTATTGATCGATCCGGCGTTTGTCGGTCGTGAAGAGCATGTGCGAGCGCTCGAGGCTTCTTTGGACAAAGTTGCCGAGGGCGATTCCGAGCGTGTGTTGCTTCGTAGCGAATCCGGGATGGGAAAGACTCGGCTGCTGAACGAGGTCTCTCGGCTCGCATCGCGAAAACGATTCTTGGTGTTGCGCGGTCGAGCTCTTCCTGATGCGAATCAACAACCCTCGGCCATTTGGATGCAAGCGGTTGACCAACTGGTCAAACACCTTTGCAACGTTCCGGACGTGCTCCGTGAGACCAAGGATCGGATGGAGCCCTATCGCCAGGAAGTCACCACGGCGATGCCGACTCTCGCCAAGGCGTTCGGTTGGAGCAGCACACGACTCTCCGGTCCAGACGAATTTGGTCAGGGACGGGTGGTGTCGGCCTTCCGCACGCTGTTCACCGGGTTGGGGTCCGAAGAGAACCCCGTGATGATCACGTTGGATGATTGCCAATGGATGGATGATCAGTCATTCCGCATTCTGCAATCTATTTGTGACCATCACGCGCGATCGTTGTTCTTATTTGCGGTGACGCGGCCCGACGAAGGTCTCGCGAATCGCCTTTCGAACGAACTGAGCTTTCCGGTCCAGTTGCAGATTGGACCTCTGAGCGATCTGGCGGTGAGGCAATTGGCGGAATCCATGGCGGGTCACTTGCCGGAAGCTGCCAGCGACGTCGTGCAGCGGTTTGCCGGTGGCAGTCCGTTCATGGCTTCAGCAATCGTTCGCGGCTTGGTGGAGTCTCAGGCACTTCGATCAGTGGACAAGAATTGGGTGGTCGACGAGCGTAAGATCAAACACTTTCGCGCGGCAGATGACGCCAGTGAAATCTTGTTGGATCGCCTTTCGCGACTACCCAAGAACACGCGTGAACTGCTGACCGCGGCGGCGGTGATCGGCCGCGAATTCAACTTGGAAGTCGCCGCGGAACTGGTCGGAATTCGGATCGCGGAAGCACATCAAGCGATTCACCCGGCTCGTGTGCAACGTCTGGTTTGGAGTCGTCCGGATCGCGTTCTCGCGTTCGTCCACGACAAAATTCGTGAGTCGATCCTGGAGGATTTGACTCCCGAGACCATTCGTGAAATGCATGGTCAGATCGGTCAATTCTACGTGGACCATGAGCCGCTGGAGTACTTCCGGTTGGCTTATCATTTCGATGCTGCGGAAATGCACCAGCGTGCTTTGCCGTTTGCGATGAAGGCTGCTGAAACGGCTCGAAACAGTTTCTCGCTGGCAAGTGCGGAAGAACAACTGCGGATCGCCGCGCGCGCGATGGCACACGCAGATCGCGAAACCCAACATCGCATCGAAATGATGATGGGGGACGTGTTGATGCTTCAAGGCGAATACGACCAATCCACGACCTGGTTTGAAAACGCTCGGAACAGTGCAGAAAGCGATAGCGAACAAGCTCGCGTTTTATTGAAACAAGGTGAATTGCATTTCAAACGCGGCAGCAAAGAACTTGCCGTCGAATGCTTTGAATCGTCGTTGCGTTTGCTGAAGCAACCTGTTTGCCGCAACCGTGTCGAATTGTCAGCCCGCATCATGCAAGAAGGCCTGCGTCAAGTTCGCAACACGATGGTTCCGTTTTTCTTAGGAAGACGAGGCGGACAACCCAGCGACGACGTGCAGATGTCGCTGTCGCTTTACAGTCAAATCGCACATGCCTATTGGTACACCCGCGACAAGTATTACACGCTGTGGGCTCATCTGCGTTCCATGAACGCGGCCGAAAGCTATCAGCCCACGCGGTACTTGGCGCAGTCCTATTCCGAACACGCACCGGTGATGACGCTGTTGCGGTGGGAAAAGCGTGGCGTGGAATACGCCCGTCGTTCGCTCAATATTCGACAGGCTTTCAACGACGTTTGGGGGCAAGGCCAAACACGCAACTTCCTTAGCATTCTGCTCTACGCCTTTTCGCGTTTCGAACAGTGCGTGGGACAAGCACGTCAGTCGATCGAAATGCTGGAACGCACCGGCGACTTTTGGGAAGTGCACATTGCTCGTTATCAGTTGGCCGCCTCGCTGTACCGTTTGGGCGACTACACGCAAGCAGTCGAGCAGTCCAAAATCAACTTTGAATCGGCGTTGAAACGTGGTGACTATCAAGCCACCGGAAACATCATCGATGTCTGGGCACGAGCTTCCAACGGAGACATTCCGCAGGAGGTGATTGATAACGAACTTGCTCGCGATTTGGCTGATTCGCAACGCATGAGCGAAGTGTTGCTGGCCAAAGGCGTTCGCGAATACTATCAAGACCAATTCGACGAAGCAGCGGAATCGTTTCAACAGGCGGTCGAGGTGGCGCGTTCGTCTCGCGTGAGCAACACCTACGTCAGTCCCGCCTATCCATGGTACTGCACGGCGCTTCGCAGCAAGATGGAACACTGCGTCGCACGCAGCGTCA
This genomic interval carries:
- a CDS encoding hybrid sensor histidine kinase/response regulator, which produces MNTDERYSVQKKLSNASVVACFLAVDSTTGGKVVLREVPKIYFQERGFHRFKTESRLTSAIHCETYSRPIDFMVGETHLRVVYPYVEGTSLARKFRARPLTALETMLVARDLLEALEQIHQIGCIHRDIRPSNIIIREDGRSVLCGYVPLWCPELFGKDDLLARECATYTSPELSGIIDHDISETSDLYSVGHILYAALTGAAAFSGDVSEILYRHMTADPDTGNYPNETPKPVIALVERLIRKEPRDRYQTAAAVLHDVNQIIAHLQNGAGFDDFVLGAADHRTVLIDPAFVGREEHVRALEASLDKVAEGDSERVLLRSESGMGKTRLLNEVSRLASRKRFLVLRGRALPDANQQPSAIWMQAVDQLVKHLCNVPDVLRETKDRMEPYRQEVTTAMPTLAKAFGWSSTRLSGPDEFGQGRVVSAFRTLFTGLGSEENPVMITLDDCQWMDDQSFRILQSICDHHARSLFLFAVTRPDEGLANRLSNELSFPVQLQIGPLSDLAVRQLAESMAGHLPEAASDVVQRFAGGSPFMASAIVRGLVESQALRSVDKNWVVDERKIKHFRAADDASEILLDRLSRLPKNTRELLTAAAVIGREFNLEVAAELVGIRIAEAHQAIHPARVQRLVWSRPDRVLAFVHDKIRESILEDLTPETIREMHGQIGQFYVDHEPLEYFRLAYHFDAAEMHQRALPFAMKAAETARNSFSLASAEEQLRIAARAMAHADRETQHRIEMMMGDVLMLQGEYDQSTTWFENARNSAESDSEQARVLLKQGELHFKRGSKELAVECFESSLRLLKQPVCRNRVELSARIMQEGLRQVRNTMVPFFLGRRGGQPSDDVQMSLSLYSQIAHAYWYTRDKYYTLWAHLRSMNAAESYQPTRYLAQSYSEHAPVMTLLRWEKRGVEYARRSLNIRQAFNDVWGQGQTRNFLSILLYAFSRFEQCVGQARQSIEMLERTGDFWEVHIARYQLAASLYRLGDYTQAVEQSKINFESALKRGDYQATGNIIDVWARASNGDIPQEVIDNELARDLADSQRMSEVLLAKGVREYYQDQFDEAAESFQQAVEVARSSRVSNTYVSPAYPWYCTALRSKMEHCVARSVKRRRSMVRQLDKSTRKALRVAKEFSNEQPHAFRERAAYLALQGQSKAAIKAFQRSKDIALQQGAKIEHAQTVLLQAAYAAEYGWPIDNEELDLAREAIAGTQQQTYDVNEGGSLSLVNRFDSLLASGRRIATSVVPEQIYQEVRRAAEKILRGEHVFVILQDRPGEYTTLPAGMSFDPSIVAEVNRSNQTIVADEEHSLNGGVATTNLGTFLCSPIDVNDETIAYLYVSNERFKDLYDEDEIRIADYLTSAAGAALEKACSFQQLQDLNLNLEKKVMERTESVVRHSKELELTAQQLTATKEKLQIAKTAAEEANQAKSEFLARMSHEIRTPITGILGFTELLLRGVVTNDDERQSHLQTIHSNGCHLLSLLNDILDISKIEADRIETERVLCNPSWMVRDVIASLRSKAIEKNIDLDMRVESSVPEEIFSDPTRLRQILTNLVSNAIKFTGEGGVTMVISSTMQEHIPTGLRIVVEDTGIGMTEDQTAVIFEPFKQADVSTTREYGGTGLGLSISKRLTEALNGTLEVASAVNVGTQMILDFDIECPSNVRILDIDEVMAPANGVKDNQFEESNLDGARVLVVDDCETNRRLLKLFLQDSGATVETFCNGQEAVDGLMTDPEAFDIVLMDMQMPVMDGYTAVQTLRGKGFQKPIVALTANAMTGDEIRCREAGCTDYLTKPLDLNALLRTVASNTADRPVIAKPTAIETSHHTELEMMNEGVTSETTDTMNEISEESVVNSDDSASKIFNYDWLHEFACDLIDQLDENLPNLIAAYDRGDLEQVGQKLHQIRGSGGTVGLTELSQIADRGEIAIKDSQWTELQTSLEELQQYVQAAMEEKAEASEVETPAPGEPV
- a CDS encoding class I SAM-dependent methyltransferase produces the protein MGGKPAVSWQVDYEQRVNPELMTKLLHQAIPVLEAVQWKVTSVTEGGCESILPLTKASTNQHGTHQAALISLSADYTGGLALTTLLRGVPLAGIHPRCTDEESASLWLAAMDVKYRNPSTGHLIGTCNIAPSVAKTVQQRYFAGKRVLVTLPVTFTSNGELVAEAEMRYFAQPSIQLKPTKANPRISPIFKQKLKASARMIAGLRASSETKNIRVDRGHERQAAGPHGELLANRLNGVLPQLKDMVIARTRHIDETLRAVPDLKQVVILGVGLDMRPFRMNKELGQPTFFELDLPEMLEERERVISEMPSEDGVTRHVMAADFKVDRISDLLTRHPEFDPTLTTAVVYEGCSMYFTEEENRGILKDIASLLQNADSLVWCDLVRESVVEGTTPSPEIKKFTDGMEELGERFIFGCNSPVDYFDSCDLPKTRSTTVGEFLGLHDPVLETYQFVVGSKV